The Bombus terrestris chromosome 9, iyBomTerr1.2, whole genome shotgun sequence genome contains a region encoding:
- the LOC100645799 gene encoding sialidase, whose product MKTFVASLLVASLIAISASESVKKVQKRGLIGGNHGFGISGEVASADSGYLPPISSVTSVKKPYVVPSAPASSYGVPASVSSYSVPAPVYKVPVSAPVPSYSSSISSAVPSYTASVSAPVSVPVQASVSVPFHAPVSAPVASYSAPVAAPLPSYSASVSVPSSSYGVPSLSPAPVHSSPALTASVPLSVGSVSVPSTSYGVPSAVVHSVPSVGVSYNSANYPSKNYGVPSSYVSGGGLSLDSFNVPSKVYGVPSSGSYSSGYSSGSVSILSSGSLASSSGHAASNDGYSYPVPSKQLLF is encoded by the exons ATGAAGACCTTCGTA GCTTCTTTACTCGTCGCTTCACTCATCGCTATTAGCGCAAGTGAATCCGTAAAGAAGGTGCAGAAACGTGGTCTCATCGGTGGCAACCATGGCTTTGGCATATCGGGCGAAGTAGCTTCAGCAGACTCCGGATACCTCCCACCTATATCTTCCGTAACATCTGTCAAGAAACCCTACGTAGTGCCCTCCGCTCCAGCCTCATCCTATGGTGTCCCAGCGTCAGTGTCATCTTACTCTGTTCCAGCGCCAGTTTATAAAGTTCCAGTCTCTGCACCAGTTCCGTCCTATAGCAGCTCTATTTCATCAGCAGTTCCATCCTACACCGCTTCTGTCTCCGCTCCTGTTTCTGTTCCAGTCCAGGCTTCTGTTTCTGTTCCATTCCACGCTCCCGTCTCTGCTCCAGTCGCATCTTATAGTGCCCCTGTTGCTGCACCTCTTCCATCGTACAGCGCTTCTGTCTCAGTACCAAGTTCAAGTTATGGTGTCCCTAGTCTGTCACCAGCACCAGTTCACAGCAGCCCTGCTCTAACTGCTTCGGTACCTTTGTCCGTGGGATCCGTCAGTGTACCTAGCACTTCTTATGGTGTACCAAGTGCCGTTGTTCATTCTGTGCCCTCTGTGGGAGTTTCATACAACTCAGCCAATTATCCAAGTAAAAATTATGGAGTCCCGTCAAGCTACGTTTCTGGAGGTGGACTTTCATTGGATTCTTTCAACGTGCCCAGCAAAGTTTATGGAGTACCTAGCTCAGGTAGCTATAGCAGTGGATACTCTAGTGGATCAGTATCAATTTTATCGTCAGGCAGCTTGGCATCGAGCTCTGGTCACGCAGCTTCCAATGATGGATATTCGTACCCTGTACCGTCGAAACAATTACTTttctaa